A part of Gemmatimonas groenlandica genomic DNA contains:
- the rpoC gene encoding DNA-directed RNA polymerase subunit beta': protein MIDFRSSREARASAFDYMSVRIASPEEIRGPKDPKERERLEMAGLRTWWSWGEVTKPETINYRSFKPEKDGLFCERIFGPVKDWECHCGKYKRIRYRGVICDRCGVEVTLSKVRRERMGHIELAVPVAHIWFFKTLPSPMGNLLDVTLRDLEKVIYYSNYIVIDPGSQEVRERQLLDEDEYLQLRQKAKADGDAAFQCDIGAPAVRELLKRLDVDTTAEELRASVVGETSQHRKKQMLKRLKIVDAFRTSGEGGEIRNRPEWMILDVIPVIPPDLRPLVPLDGGRFATSDLNDLYRRVINRNNRLQKLISHRAPEVILRNEKRMLQEAVDALFDNGRRSKAIRGRGKRPLKSLSDMLKGKQGRFRQNLLGKRVDYSGRSVIVVGPELKLHQCGLPKAMALELFKPFIIHKLVESGEAETVKRAKKIVERENAMVFEVLEGIIKDHPVLLNRAPTLHRLGIQAFEPVLVEGKAIRIHPLVCAAFNADFDGDQMAVHVPLSFEAQIEARVLMLSSNNILKPSDGRPVAEPSQDIVLGCYVATKAPTSFDNITMKDPVAVAKLPSMTTIAEVELAIANGRATYQTPIRWLDKTDSGVTWIPTTTGRVLFNAIVPKGLPFLNKDMKKKALGELVFQSYRNAGLAETVALLDRLKEFGFRNATRGGVSIGIEDLHIPKEKETLLKEASERVERFQRAYATGNITNGERYNKVIDTWTHANTDVADAMVKTMRESQGGFNPVFMMFDSGSRGSRDQIRQLAGMRGLMAKPQKKLTGGIGEIIENPIKSNFREGLSVLEYFSSTHGARKGLADTALKTADAGYLTRRLVDVAQDMTIQEEDCGTILGLDTAALKEGEDVIEPLAERLVGNVAAEDILDPMERDEAGRPRMLAEAGTLISEETAQLIEDSGIETVKIRSVLTCEAKRGLCRMCYGRNLATMQMVDLGEAVGIIAAQSIGEPGTQLTLRTFHVGGTASRIAEQTIKRVKYDGDIVEYGDRLVYVINKDGDSIVTSYEGDVNIKSAKDGHVLARVQVPLGATMLVPNGGKLVRDEDRRDARLFSWDPYTNPIIADVEGTIRFVDLVEDESLSEELDELTGLRQRVVIEDREKKLHPHIEIWQSKGGKEKRVRDFILPVGAIITIEDGQEITAGLTIAKVSREAYKTRDITGGLPRVAELFEARRPKDPATISEIDGFVRFGEIKRGKREVFVRPASIENGQWIVDEAQAEQVYEVPSGKHLRVHEGDRVRAGDRISEGPVNPHDILRIKGPRAVQEYLLNEVQEVYRLQGVKINDKHIGVIVKQMLQKVRIVESGDTEMLEGEHVDRAAFRLGNDAAKKAKIRPATAEPLLLGITKASLTTQSFVSAASFQETTRVLTDAAIRGSRDDLLGLKENIIIGHLIPAGTGMYRYQEVDVESDALPEPEPLPEALEPNFEALLPAFEPSAFTMPDLE from the coding sequence ATGATCGACTTCCGCAGTTCGCGCGAAGCCCGCGCGTCGGCGTTTGACTACATGTCGGTCCGTATCGCCTCACCTGAGGAGATCCGCGGACCGAAGGACCCCAAGGAGCGCGAACGGCTGGAAATGGCCGGCTTGCGCACCTGGTGGTCGTGGGGCGAAGTCACCAAGCCCGAAACCATCAACTACCGCTCGTTCAAGCCCGAGAAGGACGGCTTGTTCTGCGAGCGCATCTTCGGTCCGGTCAAGGACTGGGAATGCCATTGCGGTAAGTACAAGCGCATCCGCTATCGCGGCGTGATCTGTGACCGATGCGGCGTGGAAGTCACGCTCAGCAAGGTCCGGCGCGAGCGCATGGGTCATATCGAACTGGCCGTGCCGGTCGCGCACATCTGGTTCTTCAAGACCCTGCCATCCCCGATGGGCAACCTGCTCGACGTCACGCTCCGTGACCTCGAGAAGGTGATCTACTATTCGAATTACATCGTCATCGATCCGGGCTCGCAGGAAGTGCGTGAGCGCCAGCTGCTCGACGAAGACGAGTATCTGCAGCTGCGCCAGAAGGCCAAGGCAGACGGCGATGCGGCGTTCCAGTGCGACATCGGCGCGCCGGCCGTGCGTGAACTGCTCAAGCGTCTCGACGTCGATACGACGGCTGAGGAGCTGCGCGCGTCTGTGGTTGGCGAGACGTCGCAGCATCGCAAGAAGCAGATGCTGAAGCGCCTCAAGATCGTCGACGCGTTCCGCACCAGCGGCGAGGGCGGAGAAATCCGCAACCGTCCGGAGTGGATGATCCTCGACGTGATTCCGGTGATCCCGCCCGATCTGCGGCCGCTCGTGCCGCTCGACGGCGGACGCTTCGCCACGTCCGACCTGAACGACCTGTACCGTCGCGTCATCAACCGCAACAACCGTCTCCAGAAGCTCATCTCGCATCGCGCGCCGGAAGTCATCCTGCGCAACGAAAAGCGAATGCTGCAGGAAGCGGTCGACGCGTTGTTCGACAACGGCCGTCGCTCCAAGGCCATTCGTGGCCGTGGCAAGCGTCCGCTCAAGTCGCTGTCCGACATGCTCAAGGGCAAGCAGGGCCGGTTCCGTCAGAACCTGCTCGGCAAGCGCGTGGACTACTCGGGCCGTTCGGTCATCGTCGTGGGTCCGGAGCTCAAGCTGCACCAGTGCGGCTTGCCGAAGGCCATGGCGCTCGAACTCTTCAAGCCGTTCATCATCCACAAGCTGGTGGAGAGCGGAGAAGCCGAGACCGTGAAGCGCGCCAAGAAGATCGTCGAGCGTGAAAACGCGATGGTCTTCGAAGTGCTCGAAGGCATCATCAAGGATCACCCGGTGCTGCTGAATCGCGCGCCGACGCTCCACCGTCTGGGTATCCAGGCGTTCGAGCCGGTGCTCGTGGAAGGCAAGGCCATTCGTATTCACCCGCTCGTCTGCGCGGCGTTCAACGCCGACTTCGACGGTGACCAGATGGCCGTGCACGTGCCGCTCTCGTTCGAAGCGCAGATCGAAGCGCGTGTGCTCATGCTGTCGTCGAACAACATTCTGAAGCCGTCCGACGGACGCCCGGTGGCCGAGCCTTCACAGGACATCGTGTTGGGTTGCTACGTGGCGACGAAGGCGCCGACGAGCTTCGACAACATCACGATGAAGGACCCGGTTGCGGTCGCCAAGCTCCCGTCGATGACGACCATCGCGGAAGTGGAACTCGCGATCGCGAACGGCCGCGCCACGTACCAGACGCCGATCCGCTGGCTCGACAAGACGGACAGTGGCGTGACGTGGATCCCGACGACGACCGGACGCGTGCTGTTCAACGCGATCGTGCCGAAGGGACTGCCGTTCCTGAACAAGGACATGAAGAAGAAGGCCCTCGGCGAACTCGTCTTCCAGAGCTACCGGAATGCGGGCCTCGCGGAAACGGTGGCGCTGCTCGATCGCCTGAAGGAGTTCGGTTTCCGCAACGCGACGCGCGGCGGTGTCTCCATCGGTATCGAAGACCTGCACATCCCGAAGGAAAAGGAAACGTTGCTCAAGGAAGCGTCGGAGCGTGTCGAACGCTTCCAGCGCGCCTACGCGACGGGCAACATCACGAACGGTGAGCGCTACAATAAGGTCATCGATACGTGGACGCACGCTAACACGGACGTCGCCGACGCCATGGTCAAGACCATGCGCGAATCGCAGGGTGGCTTCAATCCCGTGTTCATGATGTTCGACTCCGGCTCTCGTGGTTCGCGCGACCAGATCCGTCAGTTGGCTGGTATGCGCGGCCTGATGGCCAAGCCGCAGAAGAAGCTCACGGGTGGTATCGGCGAAATCATCGAAAATCCGATCAAGTCGAACTTCCGTGAAGGCTTGTCGGTGCTCGAGTACTTCTCGTCGACGCACGGAGCCCGTAAGGGTCTGGCCGACACGGCACTCAAGACGGCCGATGCCGGTTATCTCACGCGTCGACTCGTCGACGTGGCGCAGGACATGACGATCCAGGAAGAGGATTGCGGGACGATCCTCGGCCTCGACACGGCGGCGCTGAAGGAAGGCGAAGACGTGATCGAGCCGCTGGCCGAGCGTCTGGTCGGTAACGTGGCGGCCGAGGATATCCTCGACCCCATGGAACGCGACGAGGCGGGACGTCCGCGCATGCTGGCTGAAGCGGGCACGCTGATCTCGGAAGAGACGGCGCAGCTCATCGAAGATTCGGGCATCGAAACGGTGAAGATCCGTTCCGTGCTCACCTGTGAAGCGAAGCGCGGCCTGTGCCGCATGTGCTACGGCCGCAACCTGGCTACCATGCAGATGGTGGATCTGGGCGAAGCCGTCGGCATCATCGCAGCGCAGTCCATCGGCGAGCCGGGTACGCAGCTGACGCTCCGTACCTTCCACGTCGGTGGTACGGCCTCGCGTATCGCCGAGCAGACGATCAAGCGCGTGAAGTACGACGGTGACATCGTCGAGTATGGCGATCGCCTCGTGTACGTCATCAACAAGGACGGAGACAGCATCGTCACGTCGTACGAAGGCGACGTGAACATCAAGTCGGCGAAGGATGGACACGTGCTCGCACGCGTTCAGGTGCCGCTCGGTGCCACGATGCTCGTGCCCAACGGTGGCAAGCTGGTTCGTGACGAAGACCGTCGCGACGCCCGCCTGTTCTCCTGGGACCCGTACACCAACCCCATCATCGCGGACGTCGAGGGCACGATTCGCTTCGTGGACCTCGTCGAAGACGAGTCGTTGTCGGAAGAGCTCGACGAACTGACCGGTCTGCGTCAGCGCGTCGTGATCGAAGACCGCGAGAAGAAGCTCCACCCGCACATCGAGATCTGGCAGTCCAAGGGCGGCAAGGAGAAGCGCGTGCGCGACTTCATTCTGCCTGTGGGTGCCATCATCACGATCGAGGATGGACAGGAAATCACGGCGGGTCTCACGATCGCCAAGGTCAGCCGCGAGGCGTACAAGACGCGCGACATCACGGGTGGTCTGCCGCGAGTCGCCGAACTGTTCGAAGCGCGTCGTCCGAAGGATCCGGCCACGATCTCCGAGATCGACGGCTTCGTCCGCTTCGGCGAGATCAAGCGTGGCAAGCGCGAGGTGTTCGTGCGCCCCGCCAGCATCGAGAACGGTCAGTGGATCGTCGACGAAGCGCAGGCGGAGCAGGTGTACGAAGTGCCGTCGGGCAAGCACTTGCGTGTGCACGAGGGCGACCGCGTGCGCGCCGGTGACCGTATCTCGGAAGGACCGGTCAACCCGCACGACATTCTGCGCATCAAGGGACCGCGCGCGGTGCAGGAGTATCTGCTGAACGAAGTGCAGGAGGTCTATCGCCTGCAGGGCGTGAAGATCAACGACAAGCACATTGGCGTGATCGTGAAGCAGATGTTGCAGAAGGTGCGCATTGTGGAGTCCGGCGATACCGAGATGCTCGAAGGCGAGCATGTCGATCGCGCCGCGTTCCGCCTGGGCAACGATGCGGCCAAGAAGGCGAAGATCCGTCCGGCAACGGCGGAACCGCTCCTCCTCGGCATCACGAAGGCCTCGCTCACCACGCAGTCGTTCGTGTCGGCGGCTTCCTTCCAGGAAACCACGCGCGTCCTTACCGACGCGGCCATTCGTGGCTCGCGCGACGACTTGCTGGGTCTCAAGGAGAACATCATCATCGGTCACCTCATCCCTGCCGGTACGGGTATGTACCGTTACCAGGAAGTGGATGTGGAATCGGATGCGCTCCCCGAGCCGGAACCGCTGCCGGAAGCACTGGAGCCGAACTTCGAAGCGTTGCTGCCGGCATTCGAGCCGAGCGCGTTTACTATGCCGGATCTGGAGTAG
- the rplJ gene encoding 50S ribosomal protein L10: MKAKAKAKKSDKQLLVDGLSAKLGSAQALFYTDFTGLNVKRMTDLRRRLKKAGVEYVVIKNTLALRAVNESGLVSQRLKGPTGVVVAKDGITAAKVLSDFAKENDQRPSVKGGIYEGNAVDEAMVKKLASLPTRDEALSIFAGYLNSIPMMFALALDARKTQLEGSN; encoded by the coding sequence ATGAAAGCAAAGGCCAAGGCCAAGAAGAGCGATAAGCAGCTCCTCGTCGACGGTTTGAGCGCGAAGCTTGGATCGGCGCAGGCACTGTTTTACACCGACTTCACCGGTTTGAACGTGAAGCGCATGACGGATCTCCGACGCCGCCTGAAGAAGGCCGGTGTCGAGTACGTCGTGATCAAGAACACGCTGGCGCTCCGTGCGGTTAACGAGAGCGGGCTGGTGTCCCAGCGTCTGAAGGGCCCGACGGGGGTGGTGGTGGCCAAGGATGGCATCACTGCGGCCAAGGTCCTCTCCGATTTTGCCAAGGAGAACGATCAGCGGCCGTCCGTGAAGGGCGGGATCTATGAGGGCAACGCCGTAGACGAAGCGATGGTCAAGAAGTTGGCCTCGCTCCCGACGCGCGACGAAGCTCTGTCGATCTTCGCTGGCTACCTCAACAGCATCCCGATGATGTTTGCCCTCGCCCTCGACGCCCGCAAGACGCAGCTCGAAGGCTCCAACTAA
- the rplL gene encoding 50S ribosomal protein L7/L12, with the protein MANTTLSKDEILDAIGAMSVIDLSELIEAFKTKFNVTIAAVAAGGGGAAAPAAAVEEQTEFAVILKEAGGKKIQVIKVVRELTGLGLKEAKDLVDGAPKAVKENVTKDEAAAIKAKLEAEGATVEVK; encoded by the coding sequence ATGGCTAACACGACCCTGAGCAAGGACGAGATCCTCGACGCGATCGGCGCGATGAGCGTCATCGATCTGTCGGAGCTCATCGAAGCGTTCAAGACGAAGTTCAACGTCACGATCGCCGCAGTTGCGGCGGGCGGCGGCGGCGCGGCGGCCCCGGCGGCCGCAGTGGAAGAGCAGACGGAGTTCGCGGTCATCCTCAAGGAAGCCGGCGGCAAGAAGATCCAGGTCATCAAGGTCGTGCGCGAGCTGACCGGCCTGGGCCTGAAGGAAGCCAAGGACCTGGTGGACGGCGCGCCGAAGGCCGTGAAGGAAAACGTCACGAAGGACGAAGCTGCCGCGATCAAGGCCAAGCTCGAGGCCGAGGGCGCGACCGTCGAAGTCAAGTAA
- the rplA gene encoding 50S ribosomal protein L1: MAQNGKKYRSASERRELGKPYEASKAIDLVKQMSFAKFDETVEVAIRLGVDPRHADQVVRGTVVLPEGTGKTMRVLVIAAGAKVQEAQDAGADYVGTEYLAKIKEGWLDFDVLIATPDQMGQLGQLGRVLGPRGLMPNPKAGTVTFDVAKAVKESKGGKIEFRVDKGGNVHAPIGKVSFGPEQLATNLAALMDTIVRSKPSAAKGVYIRNVAISSSMGPGVTIDTTPYR; the protein is encoded by the coding sequence ATGGCACAGAACGGGAAGAAGTACCGCAGCGCGAGCGAGCGCCGCGAACTCGGAAAGCCCTATGAGGCCAGCAAGGCGATCGACCTCGTGAAGCAGATGAGCTTCGCGAAGTTCGACGAGACGGTTGAAGTCGCGATCCGTCTTGGCGTCGATCCCCGCCATGCCGATCAGGTGGTGCGTGGCACCGTCGTGCTGCCCGAAGGAACGGGTAAGACGATGCGTGTCCTCGTCATCGCGGCTGGTGCCAAGGTGCAGGAAGCGCAGGACGCGGGCGCCGATTACGTCGGCACCGAATACCTCGCCAAGATCAAGGAAGGCTGGTTGGACTTCGACGTGCTGATCGCCACGCCGGACCAGATGGGACAGCTCGGCCAGCTCGGCCGCGTCCTTGGTCCTCGCGGCCTGATGCCGAATCCGAAGGCGGGCACCGTCACGTTCGACGTGGCGAAGGCCGTCAAGGAATCGAAGGGCGGTAAGATCGAATTCCGCGTCGACAAGGGTGGCAATGTGCACGCCCCGATCGGCAAGGTCTCGTTCGGACCGGAGCAGCTCGCGACCAACCTCGCCGCGCTGATGGATACCATCGTTCGCTCGAAGCCGTCCGCGGCGAAGGGCGTGTACATTCGGAACGTCGCGATCTCGAGCTCCATGGGACCTGGCGTCACCATCGACACCACGCCGTACCGGTAA
- a CDS encoding four helix bundle protein produces MPNNPNNLLVLARARALAVDLHRAVERRERLIGRASPGLRNQMLRASMSIPLNIAEGAGKDTRAEFAQFVGHAIGSANEVEQQMLLA; encoded by the coding sequence ATGCCGAACAATCCGAACAACCTCCTCGTGCTCGCGCGGGCGCGCGCGCTTGCGGTCGACCTCCATCGCGCGGTGGAGCGGCGGGAGCGGCTGATCGGCAGAGCGTCGCCTGGCCTGCGCAATCAGATGCTCCGCGCATCGATGTCGATTCCGCTCAACATCGCCGAGGGCGCGGGGAAGGATACGCGCGCCGAGTTCGCGCAATTCGTGGGTCACGCCATTGGGTCCGCCAATGAAGTCGAGCAGCAGATGCTCCTCGCCTAG
- the rpoB gene encoding DNA-directed RNA polymerase subunit beta, with the protein MNQISFAKLETGMDMPHLLDIQTRAFESLLQLDAASQEREDVGLERVFKDLFPISDVHENFSLEFVRYSLGEPKYSVAECIERDMTYSAPLKATLQLVIFEDTGDGKRPRNIIEKEVYLGELPLLTELGTFVINGAERVIVSQLHRSPGVVFEESTHPNGQRLLSSRIIPFRGSWVEFTVDIHDVIYVHIDKKKKFPATALLRAFGYGENRDILRLFFAERELDLTMKRETRIELRELLGAIIAEDITLEGEVTPDDAPKAKTKKAKAERERAEAELLVREGDELTEEVLNRLVRQGLDKVKVFASYTQIDLRDEQDAIDRGEREVRRTLARDVVDADTGEVVAEKGTVLADAVIKRIRKADLTKVQVFVASGRAESTLIKNTLAKDPTKHEEEALKQIYALLRPGDAPNRETAKQALERLFFSPKRYDLGRVGRYKINQRLRLNTAMSTTVLTKEDFVEIMRQLVELHEGRGDVDDIDQLGNRRIRSVGELIANQFSVGLSRMARLVKERMSINTDPEKISLDDLVNARTVSAVIQAFFGSSQLSQFMDQTNPLAELTHKRRLSALGPGGLTRERAGFEVRDVHYSQYGRMCPIETPEGPNIGLITSLACYARVNDLGFIETPYRIVKDSRVTGEIVWLDANREEDAIIAQANSKLNPDGTFVDDLVLSRKRGDLPLTPPADIDYMDVAPEQLVSIAAALIPFLEHDDANRALMGSNMQRQAVPLLNPRTPFVGTGLEATVAVDSGAVIIARRPGIVTSVTADEIIVDAGLIEGAVDSDRPLARLGHLDRYKLKKYWRTNQDTAINQRPLVRMGQTVAKGEVLADGAATEMGQLALGANVTVAFMPWYGHNFEDAIVLSERLVKFDVFSSIHIQELELHVRDTKRGQEEITREIPNVAEESLVDLDERGIVRIGAQVKPGDILVGKITPKGETELSPEEKLLTAIFGEKAKDVKDSSLKVPPGMEGVVIDVKIFSRVEDQVVEKDRGERIGEVRRLEGEEKIRVNEVRDMELAALLDGETISLALKAGTVEEAIAAGTTLTKDVLSGLRFATLDLKTFRVESKKANDRVREIIDAANEEKARIEERAEERIDRILQPDELPPGVIQLVKVYLAEKRKISVGDKMAGRHGNKGIVARIVPEEDMPFMPNGRPVDIVLNPLGVPSRMNVGQILETHLGWAAKLLNFYAKTPVFEGANEREIGLLMKLAGLRWARETLELGASSFDATPQDVRHLLSDIKPDRRLPDKVELLGDANLNDLSMKVMSAETKSLFSRVKEFVTQGARTVAERELEGVRASLAIHQTAEGEADADLKAGIASLEAEAAMSPVETLLRIGQPALAAVLAGKDVDVDAAGSELIRLAGLTPTGKVRLRDGRTGETFNAPVTVGEIYVLKLSHLVDDKIHARSIGPYSLVTQQPLAGKAQFGGQRFGEMEVWALEAYGAAHTLQEILTVKSDDVNGRSRVYEAIVKGQNLPEPGIPESFNVLVKELQALGIKVTLGASDGTGVELIDAGGNGNGGEE; encoded by the coding sequence ATGAACCAGATCTCGTTCGCGAAGCTCGAGACGGGCATGGATATGCCCCATCTGCTCGACATCCAGACGCGCGCTTTTGAGTCGCTGCTCCAACTGGATGCTGCCTCGCAAGAGCGCGAGGATGTTGGCCTCGAGCGTGTTTTCAAGGACCTGTTCCCGATCTCGGACGTCCACGAGAATTTCTCGTTGGAGTTCGTTCGGTACAGCCTTGGTGAGCCCAAGTACTCTGTCGCCGAGTGTATCGAGCGCGACATGACCTACTCGGCGCCTCTCAAGGCCACGTTGCAGCTGGTCATCTTCGAGGATACCGGGGACGGCAAACGCCCCCGCAATATCATCGAGAAGGAGGTCTACCTCGGCGAGCTTCCGCTCCTGACTGAGTTGGGCACCTTCGTGATCAATGGCGCCGAACGCGTCATTGTCTCACAGTTGCACCGCTCACCCGGCGTCGTGTTCGAAGAGAGCACGCACCCCAACGGGCAGCGGCTGCTCTCGTCGCGCATCATCCCCTTCCGGGGATCGTGGGTCGAGTTCACCGTGGACATCCACGATGTGATCTACGTCCACATCGACAAGAAGAAGAAGTTCCCCGCCACGGCGCTCCTGCGTGCGTTCGGCTACGGCGAGAACCGGGACATCCTGCGCCTGTTCTTCGCCGAGCGCGAACTCGATCTCACGATGAAGCGTGAGACGCGTATCGAGCTCCGTGAGTTGCTTGGTGCCATCATCGCCGAGGACATCACCCTCGAAGGTGAAGTCACGCCCGATGACGCGCCGAAGGCCAAGACCAAGAAGGCCAAGGCCGAGCGCGAACGCGCCGAGGCCGAGCTGCTGGTGCGTGAGGGTGACGAGCTGACCGAAGAAGTGCTCAACCGCCTCGTGCGGCAGGGACTCGACAAGGTCAAGGTCTTCGCCTCGTACACGCAGATCGACCTGCGCGACGAACAGGACGCGATCGACCGCGGCGAGCGCGAAGTGCGCCGCACGCTGGCGCGCGACGTCGTCGATGCCGACACCGGTGAGGTCGTGGCCGAAAAGGGCACGGTGCTCGCCGATGCCGTCATCAAGCGTATCCGCAAGGCCGACCTCACCAAGGTGCAGGTCTTCGTCGCCTCCGGTCGTGCCGAGTCGACGTTGATCAAGAACACACTCGCCAAGGATCCGACGAAGCACGAGGAGGAAGCGCTCAAGCAGATCTACGCGCTCCTCCGTCCGGGCGACGCGCCCAACCGCGAGACGGCCAAGCAGGCGCTCGAGCGTCTGTTCTTCTCGCCCAAGCGCTACGACCTCGGTCGTGTCGGTCGCTACAAGATCAACCAGCGTCTGCGTCTCAACACGGCAATGTCGACCACCGTCCTCACGAAGGAAGACTTCGTCGAGATCATGCGTCAGCTCGTGGAACTCCACGAGGGCCGCGGCGATGTGGACGACATCGATCAGCTGGGCAACCGTCGTATCCGCTCAGTGGGTGAGTTGATCGCCAACCAGTTCTCCGTTGGTCTCTCGCGCATGGCGCGACTGGTCAAGGAGCGCATGTCGATCAACACCGATCCCGAGAAGATCTCGCTCGACGATCTCGTGAATGCGCGCACCGTGTCCGCCGTCATTCAGGCGTTCTTCGGCTCGTCGCAGCTCTCGCAGTTCATGGACCAGACCAATCCGCTCGCCGAACTGACGCACAAGCGTCGTTTGTCTGCGCTCGGACCTGGCGGCCTCACGCGCGAGCGTGCCGGCTTCGAAGTGCGAGACGTGCACTACTCGCAGTACGGTCGCATGTGCCCCATCGAGACGCCGGAAGGCCCGAACATCGGCCTGATCACGTCGCTGGCCTGCTACGCCCGCGTGAACGATCTCGGCTTCATCGAGACCCCGTACCGCATCGTGAAGGACAGCCGGGTGACCGGCGAAATCGTGTGGCTCGACGCGAACCGCGAAGAAGACGCGATCATCGCGCAGGCCAATTCGAAGCTCAATCCCGACGGGACGTTCGTCGATGATCTCGTGCTGTCGCGTAAGCGTGGAGACCTCCCGCTCACGCCGCCGGCCGACATCGACTACATGGACGTAGCGCCGGAACAGCTCGTGTCGATCGCCGCCGCGCTCATTCCGTTCCTCGAGCACGACGACGCCAACCGCGCGCTGATGGGCTCGAACATGCAGCGTCAGGCCGTGCCGCTCCTGAACCCGCGCACGCCGTTCGTTGGTACCGGTCTCGAAGCGACGGTTGCCGTTGACTCGGGCGCGGTCATCATCGCGCGTCGTCCGGGCATCGTGACCAGCGTGACGGCCGACGAAATCATCGTCGATGCCGGACTGATCGAGGGTGCGGTCGATTCCGACCGTCCGCTCGCCCGTCTCGGCCATCTCGATCGGTACAAGCTCAAGAAGTACTGGCGCACCAACCAGGACACCGCCATCAACCAGCGCCCGCTCGTGCGCATGGGACAGACGGTGGCCAAGGGTGAAGTGCTGGCCGACGGTGCCGCCACGGAAATGGGGCAGCTCGCGCTTGGCGCGAACGTCACGGTGGCGTTCATGCCCTGGTACGGCCACAACTTCGAAGATGCCATCGTGCTCTCCGAGCGCCTGGTGAAGTTCGACGTATTCTCGTCGATTCACATCCAGGAACTCGAATTGCACGTGCGCGACACGAAGCGTGGTCAGGAAGAAATCACGCGCGAAATTCCGAACGTCGCCGAAGAGTCGCTGGTCGACCTCGACGAGCGTGGCATCGTGCGCATCGGCGCCCAGGTGAAGCCGGGTGACATCCTCGTCGGCAAGATCACGCCGAAGGGTGAAACCGAGCTCTCGCCCGAAGAGAAGCTCCTTACCGCGATCTTCGGCGAAAAGGCCAAGGACGTGAAGGACAGCTCGCTCAAGGTGCCGCCCGGTATGGAAGGCGTGGTCATCGACGTGAAGATCTTCTCGCGTGTCGAAGACCAGGTCGTCGAAAAGGATCGTGGTGAGCGCATCGGTGAAGTGCGTCGTCTCGAGGGCGAGGAGAAGATCCGCGTCAACGAAGTGCGCGACATGGAACTGGCCGCGCTGCTCGATGGCGAAACCATCTCGCTGGCCCTCAAGGCCGGCACGGTGGAAGAGGCGATCGCCGCCGGCACCACCCTCACGAAGGATGTCCTGAGCGGCCTGCGTTTCGCGACGCTCGACCTCAAGACGTTCCGCGTGGAAAGCAAGAAGGCCAACGATCGCGTGCGCGAGATCATCGATGCCGCGAACGAAGAGAAGGCCCGTATCGAAGAGCGCGCCGAAGAGCGCATCGACCGCATTCTGCAGCCCGATGAGCTCCCGCCTGGCGTGATCCAGCTGGTCAAGGTGTATCTGGCCGAGAAGCGCAAGATCTCGGTCGGCGACAAGATGGCCGGACGCCACGGTAACAAGGGTATCGTCGCCCGTATCGTCCCCGAAGAAGACATGCCGTTCATGCCGAACGGTCGTCCGGTGGACATCGTGCTCAACCCGCTCGGTGTGCCGTCGCGAATGAACGTCGGACAGATTCTCGAAACCCACCTCGGGTGGGCCGCGAAGCTGCTCAACTTCTACGCGAAGACGCCGGTATTCGAAGGCGCGAACGAGCGCGAAATCGGCTTGCTGATGAAGCTCGCCGGTCTCCGCTGGGCGCGCGAAACGCTCGAACTCGGCGCGTCGTCGTTCGATGCCACGCCGCAGGATGTGCGTCATCTGCTCTCCGACATCAAGCCGGATCGTCGTCTGCCGGATAAGGTCGAACTGCTGGGTGATGCGAACCTGAACGACTTGTCGATGAAGGTCATGTCGGCCGAGACGAAGTCGCTGTTCAGCCGCGTGAAGGAGTTCGTGACGCAGGGTGCTCGTACCGTCGCCGAGCGTGAGCTCGAAGGCGTGCGTGCGTCGCTGGCGATCCACCAGACGGCCGAGGGTGAGGCGGATGCCGATCTCAAGGCGGGTATCGCGTCGCTCGAGGCCGAAGCGGCCATGAGCCCGGTGGAAACGCTCCTGCGCATCGGTCAGCCGGCGCTCGCCGCCGTGCTTGCCGGCAAGGATGTCGATGTCGATGCGGCGGGTTCAGAGCTCATCCGCTTGGCGGGCCTCACGCCCACCGGCAAGGTGCGCCTGCGCGACGGTCGTACCGGTGAAACGTTCAACGCGCCGGTCACGGTTGGCGAGATCTACGTGCTGAAGCTCAGCCACTTGGTCGACGACAAGATTCACGCGCGCTCGATCGGACCGTACTCGCTCGTCACGCAGCAGCCGCTGGCGGGTAAGGCGCAGTTCGGTGGACAGCGCTTCGGAGAAATGGAAGTGTGGGCGCTCGAGGCCTATGGCGCGGCGCACACGCTGCAGGAAATCCTGACGGTCAAGTCCGACGACGTGAACGGCCGGAGCCGTGTCTACGAGGCGATCGTGAAGGGTCAGAACCTGCCGGAGCCGGGTATCCCGGAATCGTTCAACGTGCTGGTGAAGGAACTGCAGGCGTTGGGTATCAAGGTCACGCTCGGCGCCAGCGATGGCACGGGCGTCGAGCTGATCGACGCCGGCGGCAACGGTAACGGCGGGGAGGAGTAA